One window from the genome of candidate division KSB1 bacterium encodes:
- a CDS encoding alpha-galactosidase, producing MKRRNEINRREFCRSLALSGALLPIGGTLDASPRKSAVIENEFFRVRFAPATGTFDIDRGGVPLLTRAVVQAETADGLRMMSAADYRFSVGIEQVRDAVGAGRRIVVKAADAAHRLDFRLHLTLYRGLAAAAIEAGCRNVSGKPMILKRLSPLAAGEESGGLHWPVSRILTNGQMYSDPGSLIDLKSVEEPIVSWWNLGLFDDYRREGLVCGYWRNQSALGKVRVEKQGSALSLIADSTLADGFVLPPGGEILSEPFAFLIGQNPYAALESFAAWMGRLNSARFESTVHGWCSWFYTFEQVSEEEVLRNAEFAARVLKPFGLEYIQIDEGYQRWHGEWEGNERFPNGMKWTADRIRAFGLKPGLWIAPFVISEPTEVFQKHPDWLLRHPDGRLKRVGPWPSEDSDWARSENPRRYCLDITHPQAAEWLYDLFDTVANRWGYEMIKVDFVGWSLLSAERYYDPSISPAMAYRRAFEIMRKAAGPHCHLQDCGPGPVTVGLIDSMRIELDQNYGFRSNAWRQYVSTTGSAAAVAKRWYFHKRTWINDADHLCLGLLSYSQAQAVATIIALSGGNVISGDRLTDLDPTRLEILKKALPAYGETARAADLLDRDPARIQVLPIKRPFGEWTIAAFFNDDETDCCSYTLPMERLFLDNNKTYLAFDFWREAFFGEVKGELTVLVPPTGVTLLALHEKRGVPQVIGTDRHILQGAVELEKVHWDESAQALQGVSTAPAGSEHNVFIYLPQAHPWTQGGIFLHRDQGDCTFKMMDEHILRLHLRFGRNERIEWQVKNGEY from the coding sequence ATGAAAAGACGTAATGAAATCAACCGCCGCGAATTTTGCCGCAGCCTGGCGTTGAGCGGCGCGCTGTTGCCTATCGGCGGAACGCTGGACGCATCGCCTCGAAAAAGCGCGGTCATCGAAAACGAATTTTTCCGCGTTCGTTTCGCCCCCGCTACCGGAACCTTTGATATTGATCGCGGCGGTGTACCGCTGCTAACCCGCGCCGTCGTGCAGGCGGAAACCGCCGACGGTCTGCGCATGATGAGCGCGGCCGACTATCGCTTCAGCGTTGGAATCGAGCAGGTCCGCGATGCCGTCGGCGCCGGCCGCCGTATTGTGGTAAAGGCCGCGGACGCCGCGCATCGGCTCGATTTTCGGCTGCACCTGACGCTCTACCGCGGCCTTGCGGCGGCGGCTATCGAGGCGGGTTGCCGCAACGTCTCCGGCAAACCCATGATCCTCAAGCGGCTCTCGCCGTTGGCGGCAGGGGAGGAAAGCGGCGGCCTGCATTGGCCGGTAAGCAGGATTTTGACCAACGGGCAGATGTACAGCGATCCCGGCAGCCTGATCGATCTGAAGAGCGTCGAGGAACCGATCGTCAGTTGGTGGAATCTCGGCTTGTTCGATGATTACAGGCGCGAAGGGCTGGTATGCGGTTATTGGCGCAATCAGTCGGCGCTGGGCAAAGTGCGGGTCGAAAAGCAGGGAAGTGCGCTTTCACTTATTGCCGATTCGACCCTTGCCGATGGGTTTGTGCTGCCGCCGGGCGGGGAGATTCTATCCGAACCGTTCGCATTCCTGATCGGACAAAATCCGTATGCGGCGCTGGAAAGTTTTGCCGCCTGGATGGGCAGACTGAACTCGGCGCGCTTCGAATCGACTGTTCACGGCTGGTGCAGCTGGTTCTATACGTTCGAGCAGGTGTCGGAAGAAGAAGTGCTGCGCAACGCCGAATTTGCTGCGCGGGTTCTCAAACCGTTCGGACTCGAGTACATTCAAATCGACGAAGGGTATCAGCGTTGGCACGGCGAGTGGGAGGGCAACGAACGCTTTCCGAACGGCATGAAGTGGACGGCGGACCGTATCCGCGCGTTCGGGCTTAAACCGGGCTTGTGGATTGCGCCTTTTGTCATTTCGGAGCCGACCGAGGTGTTTCAAAAGCACCCCGATTGGCTGCTGCGGCACCCGGACGGTCGCCTGAAGCGGGTGGGCCCCTGGCCGAGCGAAGACTCGGATTGGGCGCGCAGCGAGAATCCGCGACGCTATTGCCTGGACATCACGCACCCGCAGGCCGCCGAGTGGCTTTACGATCTGTTCGACACGGTCGCCAATCGCTGGGGCTACGAGATGATCAAGGTCGATTTCGTCGGCTGGTCGCTGCTCAGCGCCGAGCGCTATTACGACCCCTCGATTTCCCCGGCCATGGCCTATCGCCGCGCGTTCGAAATCATGCGCAAAGCAGCGGGGCCGCACTGCCACCTGCAGGACTGCGGTCCGGGACCGGTGACCGTCGGCCTCATCGACAGCATGCGCATCGAGCTGGATCAAAACTACGGCTTTCGGTCGAACGCCTGGCGGCAGTACGTCTCGACCACCGGCAGCGCGGCGGCGGTCGCCAAACGATGGTACTTTCACAAGCGCACCTGGATCAACGATGCCGATCACCTTTGCCTTGGCCTGCTCAGTTATTCCCAGGCGCAGGCGGTGGCGACGATCATTGCCCTTAGCGGGGGCAACGTCATCTCGGGCGACCGCCTGACCGATCTGGACCCGACGCGCCTCGAAATCCTCAAAAAAGCGCTGCCGGCTTACGGCGAGACGGCGCGGGCGGCAGACCTGCTCGACCGTGATCCGGCGCGCATCCAGGTGCTGCCGATAAAGCGACCCTTTGGAGAATGGACGATCGCCGCCTTTTTCAACGACGATGAGACGGACTGTTGCAGCTATACGTTGCCGATGGAGCGACTTTTCCTCGACAATAATAAAACCTACCTGGCTTTCGACTTTTGGCGCGAGGCGTTTTTCGGCGAGGTAAAGGGCGAGCTGACGGTCCTCGTTCCGCCGACCGGCGTGACCCTGTTGGCGCTGCACGAAAAGCGCGGCGTGCCGCAGGTCATCGGCACGGACCGCCACATTCTGCAGGGGGCCGTCGAGCTGGAGAAGGTTCATTGGGACGAAAGCGCGCAAGCGCTGCAGGGCGTCAGCACGGCGCCGGCGGGATCGGAGCACAACGTCTTTATCTATTTGCCGCAGGCGCACCCGTGGACACAAGGCGGAATTTTCCTGCACCGCGACCAGGGCGACTGTACATTTAAAATGATGGATGAGCATATCCTTCGCCTGCATCTGCGCTTCGGTCGGAACGAACGAATTGAATGGCAGGTTAAAAACGGCGAATATTGA
- a CDS encoding peroxiredoxin, with protein MEYEVVPMPRIGDKAPAFKAVTTQGEINFPDDFKGQWVIFFSHPADFTPVCTSEFITFASMEEQFNKANCKLVGLSVDGLYSHIAWLRTIKEKIEYKGMKNVEVKFPLVEDITMEISKKYGMIQPGESSTKAVRAVFFIDPKGIIRAIIYYPLSLGRNFDELYRVLIALQTADEFQVATPADWRPGDDVIVPPAGSCGVAKERMESKKEDITCYDWFFCTKKLDKEKVMKAILKK; from the coding sequence ATGGAATACGAAGTCGTTCCCATGCCGAGAATCGGCGACAAAGCGCCGGCTTTTAAAGCGGTCACCACGCAGGGGGAGATCAATTTTCCGGATGATTTCAAAGGTCAATGGGTGATTTTCTTCAGCCATCCTGCGGACTTTACTCCCGTCTGCACCTCGGAGTTCATCACCTTTGCTTCGATGGAAGAACAGTTTAACAAGGCGAACTGCAAACTGGTCGGTCTGTCGGTCGACGGCCTGTACAGCCACATTGCCTGGCTGCGCACGATCAAGGAAAAGATCGAGTACAAGGGCATGAAGAACGTCGAGGTCAAGTTCCCGCTGGTGGAAGACATTACCATGGAGATTTCCAAGAAATACGGTATGATCCAGCCGGGAGAGAGCTCGACCAAGGCGGTGCGGGCGGTCTTTTTTATCGATCCCAAGGGCATCATTCGCGCCATCATTTACTATCCGCTCAGCCTGGGCCGCAATTTCGACGAGCTGTACCGCGTGCTGATCGCACTGCAGACCGCCGACGAATTCCAGGTAGCCACGCCGGCCGACTGGCGCCCGGGCGATGACGTCATCGTGCCGCCGGCCGGTTCCTGCGGCGTCGCCAAAGAGCGCATGGAGAGCAAAAAAGAAGACATTACCTGCTACGACTGGTTCTTCTGCACCAAAAAACTGGACAAGGAAAAGGTGATGAAGGCGATTTTGAAGAAATAA